A part of Arachis hypogaea cultivar Tifrunner chromosome 12, arahy.Tifrunner.gnm2.J5K5, whole genome shotgun sequence genomic DNA contains:
- the LOC140176857 gene encoding uncharacterized protein: MKQILQKTDIVGRMVQWAIELSEFDLKYETQTAIKAQCLTDFVAEYAGDQEEESTTWELCIDGSSNKIGSDACIILVEKGGTQIEVSLKFEFLASNNQAEYEALIAGLKLAEEVGATKVVVFSDSQVVTSQINGEYQAKDPNMKR, from the coding sequence atgaagcaaatcctccagaaGACGGATATTGTGGGTAggatggttcaatgggcaatagagctatcCGAGTTCGACTTAAAGTACGAAACTCAGACAGCAATAAAAGCccagtgcctcaccgacttcgtAGCAGAATATGCAGGAGACCAAGAGGAAGAATCCACTACGTGGGAGTTATGcatagatggatcctcaaacaaaatAGGAAGCGATGCATGCATAATACTGGTCGAAAAAGGGGGGACACAAATAGAAGTCTCCCTCAAGTTCGAATTCCTAGCTtctaacaatcaggcagaatatgaagctttGATTGCAGGATTAAaactggcagaagaagtcggtgcaacgAAAGTAGTGGTATTCAGCGACtctcaggtggtgacctcccaaataaacgGAGAGTATCAGGCTAAAGACCCCAACATGAAGAGATAA